Within the Telopea speciosissima isolate NSW1024214 ecotype Mountain lineage chromosome 4, Tspe_v1, whole genome shotgun sequence genome, the region GTTGACAGCAAGATCAGAAAGCTTTCTTGTTGGCTTCAGTAGTAATTTATGTTTATTAGCTTGGTTGAAGTTGCTCATTTGTTGACATGCATTTGCTTCTAAAAGATAAGTTCTTCTCTTTGCAATACATTTTCATAATGCTTCTGTTTGTAATACCTTATCCTTTTGACTACTTTGAGATCTCTTTTGGGCTGAACCTGTACCTGTAGGTGTATTTCATTGATCTGGATATGAAACCCTTGGAGAAGATGGTTTACTACTATGAATTGGACCAGAAGATAGTGAGCTGCTACACtcaaatggagaagatggataATGGACCATCATATTTTGCTAACAGTGGGGGTTCTAAGACTGCCGAGATTCAACCCGATAGCAGTGATGAATGTCCTCAGTGAAAGTTTTGCAGGTAGTGGAAAGTACTTTGTTTAGATTTTGTTGTTCTACTTACATGATGTTGGAGATGTTATTAAATCATGGTTCTCTTTTGTAATGTAACTGCTAAGTGAACTTACCCCATGTTTCATGGAAGAAAACATCGTTTACTGAAATTAAAGTTTAGGTTCCCTGAGAGAGAGCTTCCAAATCTACGTGCTTTGTTTCTCAAACTTCATATACCTATGTTTGCAATGATGAATCCTTCAACAGTAGCAGTATATGTTTATGTCGTGTCCTTGATGTTCTCAGTTTTGATCTAATGTTTTGCATCTGGATGGAaatacattattattattattattattatatatatatatatatatatatatatatagggaaaaaagGCTGTCAGGCTGCATGGcgcctgcacccagacacaggaagTGCAAAATGACCGCCGTGCCCCTGTAAAATGAACAATCCCACCCCTGTTGGATGCCCTACTcggtgcaggggccacgcagCCTGATAGTGATCTCCCTCCCATTATATTATTATTGCTATTGCATTTTGATGCTTTGGTTTCTCCTTCATGCTCTAGTATCTCGACAGCTTCCTTGTTATCTACCTTTGTTTCGATTATGCTTACTATGATTTATGCTGTGATCAACTTGCACATTtaccatgggtggaggaaaactcggtccttttattttatgtatctACTAGGCCATAGAGATCCAATGGCctctgatcttttttttttttccgcctAAAATAAATATCCGAAGCCCTGGATCAAGCTCCTGTAGTACTGCAATCAGAACTTGGCATGGGTACCTAAAGCAGCTAAATTACAGGGAAAGttatgagagagagatttattTGATGCCTTTGATGTGGATATGTTATTTGTTTGAGGCTTCTTCTATAGATGGGGACGACCACTAGAACTTTTACTTATTTATTcattaaaattaatattttaattatatatatatatttacttatATGTATTCATTTAATAGTTAATTAATGGGAGGTACCCATTGTACCAAGAAAGAGACGTCCATGCCAAGTCCACATGCCCTTATTTAAAGTTGTCAGCAGGATTGAACAGGATCAACTACCGTTCTGTTGGTAATCCAgaattccattttatttttctgagaGAATGGGaattatttataattcaatCTCCATGACTCCATGGGGTGAAATGAAACCCTTTCAGGGATCGGATCCGAACTAGGAAAGTAGGAAATGGAAATCGGTTGCACCTTGATCGATGAGCTGACATGGAACTATCTGGTTCTAAACATTCATTACTGTTTTGGagcttcctttttccttttcccataactCTTCTGGGGGCAATTCATTTGAAGACAAGCTTATGCTTGGGACCATTTGTTCATCCTTGGTCCACCTCTTGGGACCAAtcgctcctctctctctctctctctcatatgcagATACGTGCATGCCTTAGATGTTTACCTTCTTGTTCAGGTCAACTTATATCTTTTTTGAAGAatcgacatcctctacttccgtctACCCCTACTTCTATGTGTGCCCTACACACAATGAGGCGCATaaagaccgtcttacccccgctcaggcaaggcgctcgggcaggggtaaggcggtcttttgCGCATCCTGTTGTATGTAGGGCGCACatggaagtaggggcaggcggaagtagaggatccggactcctTTTTgaaccatctttttttttttttttttttggagaaagttttcatactcggttgtgtaaaccgtgtatgtgagagggtgggagttttaaggcattaattaatggatgggGATTTATTACTTTTTCAACTTTTTGTGGGAGACCCTCGCACATACATTgtttacacagccgtgtataaaatcttttccttttttttaattttttggtaacaTTTTGAACCCTATATTGTTTAGCAACAAAATGGTGAGTACGAGTAGGATCCTTGAAGGGCTGATTGGAGTTGGTCCTGACATTTTGCAACTGCAATGTGACGACCATCTTCATATTATAGCTCATGTTAGCAAGGGAGAGGGTTTGGTGGGAGCATAAGGGGAGTGTACCAATGAGGTGTGACAAAATGGTAATGTACATTAGAAGAtgacaaggtcatttcatgtgaggagagagataagcACAGAATTGCTAGCGTATCGTGCCCCGGTGGTTCATTGAACCTTTTTCCATTTAGTAATTGTACTTATAacttgtcaagtttcagccctaGCACAAGCATTGGAAACCCATGTTTCTAAAATACCACTTGTTGgttaaaaaatctattttttgacTGTATCAGCAACTGATTTCTATCAGCACCGTATTGATATTggccgatactgatacttagaacaCTGGTTTCTACCGATAATTTATGAGCcaattaatgataaaaaaaaacactaaatctcttcatttctaatttttgttgAGATGATTTTTAACCCTTAACAGTAGGTATACCCATAGTTGAATTTACTCACTATACTATATGGGATGAGACCAGATCATTCATTTATCTCTTCTATCATCAATTGTGAGAGATTTCCTCTACCTGAACAGCCTGTGAGTAAATTAtcgaaacaaaacaaaaatggggagggggagaaaaagACACAGTTGAGGAAAGGATCTTGTCCTTTGGCTTACCCCCACACAACAAAAAAGAAGACACAATTAATGCCTACAGGCAGTCATAGTTGATCTAATGAAGAGCCTCCTAGCCAGCATTTACTTCTTCCTTCTACTAGTATTGCCCATCCAGACCTCACCaacaagaaaacaaacaaattgACAAGTACTGAACAGAAGAAATAAATGCAATTTTACAATCAAAGGCAGCCAAAGAAAAATTAACATAGAACAAAAAATGTGAACAACTAATACAAGATGATCTTTATAAGTAACAACATATGATCCACCTCTCCCCATAGCTATTTTTTCCATCATTCCACTCCATTGTTGTACCAAAACAATGTCAAAGGTTCTGTCTTTTCTTTCCTGTTTCATACCTGATATGTATTTCTTTATTGTTTAGTTGGTATTTGATCCAAGTTTCCTTCATTTATGTCTTGTATTATTCTCCTGACTCCCTTTTGTTTTCTCTGACACCTGCCACAGAACTGTACATATTTGCTATTAGGATTGTTAGTTTTTTGTTCAGAATTGGACTGAAGGAGTTCTCTGATTGTTGCAGAAAACAGTAGTGTCAGTGGAACTGTTATGTTCGAAATGCAAGAAGAAGGTAATGAAGTTAATTGCAGGAATAGAAGGCATAAATTCTATCGTACTTGACACTTCCAAAAGCACAGTGTCTGTAACTGGAGATGCTGATCCTTTTGAGATAATAAGAAAAGTGAGGAAATTCAGAAAAACTGCACAGTTTGTCAGTATAGGTCctcaaaaggaagagaagaaggaagagaagaaggaagagaagaaagataccTGTGCAACTTATTGTGTTCCAAAGACATGCCAAAAATGTGATGTGTGGTATGTGGTAGGGGAAGATCCTTATAATTACTGTTCTATTCTATAAATTTTCTGAACTTCAGACCTGTGATTCATGGATCAAGAAAGACTCACAGTACATTAGTTCTGTTGTTTATAAGTCTATGAAAGAAGTATGCTAAATCCTATTGGAAtgtgaatctctctctctctctctctctctctccatgatCATATTTCATGAAATGCTTATCTGTCTCTCCCATGATCACATTTCATGAAATGCTTATCACCAACTCATTGTTGAAACTGTACATAGGTGGTGTTTCTTAAGCTTATATGCAAAAAGAAGCCAGACAATTAATGCAATTATATTTTGAAGGTTAACAATAACTGTAACAATGATCAAGGCCAATGTATGCCACCTGACTCCGCTAATTAACAAGTTAATTAAACTATATCAACTTGTTGTGGTTATGAACACTGTTGATGTCATACTTAAATTATCTTCAAAGGTACACATCCCATTTCCCAGTCAGAGATTTTGTTTTCTAACAGTTCTTCATTGgcattttcttcctctctcaagTCTCATCTCAATTATTGTGATATTACTAAAAGATTTAAGTAATGGAATTGGGTTTACTACAAGTCGTTGACAGCAGTTAAGCTCTGGTACAATTACACAGAAATCCACAAAAAATGATGGTTAAGATAGTAGAATTTAACCACAATGCATCTATAGTCCACTTTAGATTAGGAGGTTTTTGATTTTCTATGCTATAAGTTGATGAAGTGTAGTTAAGCATGAATAGGTTACTAAATCTTAAGTTGGTCAATTTTCAATTCTGAATTAGATTACTAGTCACAAGAAAAAGTTTCATACAAACCCTCGAAAGAaaatggggaaagttttcatacacggtcgtaaACCgtatatgtgagagggtgagagtttcaaagcattaattaatgggtggggatttatgatgAAGTGAAAAAAAACTGGTTTCCATAATTATTgaccatgtattattttttcctttttgtgggCATTATTTCCACAACTACCAATTGTACTGGTTCACTTTATAGTTCCTTCTATTCTATAtaggtaagagagagagagaagagaaattgCAATAAATAGCTGAGATGTGCAGTGTTGGTAATGGATGTTTTACTCTTTACCCTCTGTATATTTTAGTGCTTCAAAAGTCCAACATATATTATCTCTGAACTGTTGAACAATGATTCAATGAATGCAGCAGTACCAACATAAAAGATTGTTATGAAAggttttttaggaaaaaaactGCCAAAGTTCTCTTGTGcagattaaattaattattatattgatTTCTCAGGTCAATTATAATACGTTGCAAATTATGCTTAATTAGAACAAGAAAACAGGGTTAATGTGCTCAAGGAGAACATATAACTTCAAGAACCTGAAGATTTCAGAAAGAAAACCTCATATCCCAGAAATACATTTTTCTCTAGTCCTAATCAAGTTTGGCCAAGTTTGACAGATGCTTGATACATCAGACTTTAATCAGAGAATTCTTGTGTCACCAAAATCAATTCTGCCAAGTCTTTCCAGTTTTTGCCCAACAAGTCTTTGGAGACTTCAAAATTTCATAAACTGTTGTTCTTCGATCCCCTCCATAAATCCCACCCAATGACCGAAGAGGACAGATGTTCAGAAAACCTTTCAAGGGTTTGTTGAGGTTAGGAAATCTCCAACACGCCAATAGCTCTTTGGAAGTTGGTGGAAATACACATATTTTCTACATTAGGCTGTTGAGTTGTAGGGATAACAAGAAATCATTTTACAGGACAGGTTTACACATTTATGGATAGTATGGTTTCCCTTCTACCTGATCGCATGGCCCCTGCGTCAGCATGGCCGCCAATGAGAACGGGGTTGAGATTTCCGCTTTTCtataggggtggggtggttatTTTGCATCTTTTCCTGTGTCTATGCGTAGGGCCCATGTGAGTTGGCTATCTTTTCCCAATATAGGTAAAAAGAATACTGCCTGGTCATGGTCATGTGGCCCTTACATCAGCATGAAGCCAATGAGAACGTGCACAAGGGTATCAACATAAAcgagattttttgttttaaagggGCTAATGGAATTGAGATCTGGATGAGCTTCTCTATAATGGTTAGAAATCGATCGAAATCAGTCAATAAAATATTTCCTAACCTTAGATATCCAATATGTGTCGATCGGAATACTCCAAACAGTCGACAAAGTTATCATGCTAAGTGAAGTTTCAGATAACATCGGAATCACCAACTCCTAACTACTGCTaacaaccaaaaccaaactattaaAATTAAGGGAGGGTTCCGGCGCTGCCAGTGTAGGGGATCTCCCACACACCACACCACAAATGAGGAATCGGTTTCATTATTAATAGAGGGACTCACATgattagagaggagagagagcgagagagagagagtgttagcGATGTTAGAGGGTATGAGAAAGATTTCCACACCACACCACCAATCGGAGCATGGACAGTTTTAAGTATCGGGATCAGACTGACCTGACTGTATAAATCGATTTGTATCGGCCACGACCGATTCTGATACTTGACTGCTATCATATTGGTGGTATCAGAATAGAGTAAGGCAAAATTGTCCCAACAAAAAAAGCCAGTATCGGTATTTTGAGGGGCAAATAGTTCAATTCAATCGATCCGAATCGATATTAGCAGCTGATGTTGATACTGTGTATTAAAACCCTGTCATAGAGGAAACGGAAAAAACTATTACtactgtttctcagcacagaaacagTAGAAAGGTTATCAAGCCGGCTCATAGTATCCCCTTAGAGATCGCTtgaggatctttttcccttaaaattattacaaaaaaaaaaataaaaaatcatatagAAAGAATTTCTGAGTTTGGAAGTTCAGCTGTCGGAAGGAGGAgttattaaatatattttaggTTGCTTGACTTGAAAATGATTAGGAAACCATTAATATGATCAAGGTTTGATTGGTTTcctgatataatatatatgcgATCGGAGTATGTTTTCTGTGTGGGATGCAGTCACGGAGGGGTCACGCCCACACACAACAGGGGCCGAAATGGCCGCCATGTCCTCCATGTATGACGGAAATTCCGCTCCCTTTTGTGCCACCGCGTGCGCTCACATTGGCTGACCGGCACGGCATGGCCCCTGTGTCCCACCCATAAAATTGCACCCCTATATATATGCATTCCCACATAATTAATTGGTTTATCAATCCATTTGCATAGGGTTGTTCGGTTAACGTATGTTAAGTACTGGATGTGGGGTCTTGGAATGAAttgtcaatatatatatatatcctccGGCCTCCATATCTATAAAACCAAATTAAGGTTGAAAAAGtcaaattaaactaattaaggTTACAGTAGTTCCAAAACTATGATTTGCTAGCGCTGGGTCGATCGATTTCTATTTtctaatgataaaataaaaagattgtttgtttgtttattttgttttgaggCAAAATGCAAACAATAGAGAATAAGACAAGCCAAATTGAATTGGTTGCTGGAGATTTGTTATAAagatctctctctatcttttaGAAGTTGACGAGGGAGGTTAAACAACCACCCAGAAAGAGTGATCGACCACTTGATAGATTAGTTTGTTTTTTAAGTCTCCGACGTCGAACCCTCTGATCATCAAGTCTCCTATCCCTTCAATTCCTTATATATAACAccaatcttcttcatctctttccaGAACTTACTGAGATTAATTGGTCTATCCATTGGTTGCAGGAGTGAGGAGAGGCATCTCTCAGCTCTTCGATCCATGGTGCAAAGGACTGTCTTGAAAGTAGATATTACCTGCCAAAGATGCAAGAAAAAGCTCCTCAAGTCTGTCTCAGGATTGGAAGGTAATTATTATATATacacctttcttcttcttcttcttcttctcctcctttagagagagagagagagagtgggattTAGGTATCAGAATCATGTCATTCGATGTGTATCGATATTGACAGTGATCGATATTAATAGAGCACCGATCCATGTCAGTCAATACGatcaaaaaatgattttttttgcaatttgtAGGAATCAGCCCGATACAGCCAATCCATATTAGTATTGGGGAAACGCCTATTGGCATGGTGGTGGTTGCCAGTGCAATACAGCACTAGCTTAAGTCCAGCGAGAGGTCACATGTTCgcctccccccacccctctcccccaaaaaaaaaaattaaaaaaccctTAACGGAGCACCTCTTGGTTTGATGGTGGGCCTGATGGCTGCCAATGCAGGAGAGTGCTGGCCTAAGCCCAGGGAGAGGTCATATGTTAgacttccctccccccccccccccccacccccacagcCCCACCCCACATCCGTTGAGTAAATCTTGCTATTCCCCTTGTCCTCAgcgttgggctcctctgtagcgcaACAGGGAGTGTAGCACACATCCAATGGCCCAGAGTGCTTGGGCATGCAGTCCAACACCCCGTTTGTGTGTTGGGCTGAGTGCCCAAGCACTGTGGGCCGTCGGATAATGCGCTACACTCCTTGTCATactacagaggacccaaatccctgCCACCACCCCTTGGCCAACTTTTCTTGAGTTGGGTGCCAACCCCTAATGACCTATGGGCCCTCGGTGATGACAAAAATAacttgtgagagagagagagtgtgtgtgtgaaaaTGGTTACTTATATAGTATGTTGTGGTTGGTGGTAGGTGTAGACAAGGTAGAGGCAGATGCAGCAAAGGGAACATTGACGGTTACTGGGAACGCCGATCCTTACGAAGTGATCGTCCGGGCAAGGAAAGCTGCTGGTAGATGCGCCGAAGTGGAGAGTATTGGGCCTCCTCCCAACCCCACCGACTCAAAGCCAAAGGATGATggaaagcccaagcccaagcccaagcccaagcccgaCGACGACCTAAAGTGTCAACAACTTCTTCCTCTACCCTCCAGTTCCTGCCATAGGTGCGAGCGGGTGTACATCCACGTCGGACACTGGGATGAGCCTAACGTGTCATGCTCCATATTGTGACACGTGTTTATAGAGAGAACCCAACAAGTCAAccatctcctccccaaacaaaaaatgaataaataaaaaaattggaatgaCCATGttaatgtttatttatttatttattgggaaaaTCAATTTTCCACTTTGTTATTTGCCAGTAGTTCGACCGACTCAAATCAGCTAAAATCGGGATTCTGATCCAAATCAGCCAATCCGATCCTGGTTCCTAAAGCATTGATTCTATTCCAATTTCTAAGAAACCCATTTCTCCCAATATTTTCAATATTACACTGATGAAGATTAAGAAATCTTTGGGTGAAAGTGgagggtttcaaaattgagtatacacaaaatctgtttctgtcaaagaaaatagagaattcGAAAATGAAGCTCTAGTCACAGGGTTGCTAAGACTTTACTTCAAAGTCTTCAACGGTAGGTTCAACCCCAATCCACTTGAAATCCCAACAAACGCCAGATCAGATCTCTCCCACACCTACCTACCACTTCATTACTTACAAGAAATAGTTTTTTTTGTATTGGATCACCATATATGTTAAGTTTGGTCAGTAGTCACCACCAAGGTTTTAGGAATCGAATCGGCTTGGCTCAATCCAATTCATGCCGATTAATCAGTCGTGACCGATCCGAATCCCAATTCAGTTTTTAAGCCATGGTGGTTACATACACAGTATTAAGAACTTGTAACGGAATCAAGGGAAGTAGCTGATTCGACTCGAAAACTGACACAAATCCTGTTTAACCCCGATTTCCTCACTAAGTCTCATCGAGTCAAATCGATTTCTAATTGATTCCGGAAggaattggattggaatcaaatCAGAATTAAATGGAGACCTATCTCGTTTCCTAATCCAAGTTTTAGACATTGGTCACACAAGCCCAAAAAGGAATAACTCCAAGCATAATGGAGGTTTaggaaataatttttataaaattatctTAAAAGCAAATGAAAATTATAACAAAGATCATGTGGAAGATTGACTCCCATTGTAAGAACTTCGACCACAACATTTAATACTTTATCTGATTTGTTTTTCcaataaagatttttttttttttttaaaaaaaaaaaaaaaaaaatggtggtcGGTTGAACGTGATGGTTGTTTATCTATTGATTCAATAACTTTAATTAATAGCGGTATCTACTGGATGAGATTGGTTTTCATCGATATTTTTATCTCTTTTCTATTTGTTTCTAtctgtattttatttgttttcatcCTTATCGCATGCGGTTatagaataattatcacctccaattcctctaatagggggagtggatcccaccttgggTAGAATTTTTggacagggggtagggtggtcattttcatcccatgtgaggaattggaggaattgaagatGACAGCGAATTGAAGGGGATAAGGATTCACGGTTATAGAAGTCTAGTAAATCACAATCTTATATTACCACACGTGATATGAGATAGTCTctgatccagatcctctactgccgagttgcccggtaggaccgtgctgcccaaaCACAGGGCTGCACCCaattaccaccttaccccccACTCGAGCAAGgcgtttgggtaggggtaaggcagacATTGCTTGCAACCCCGTGTCAGGGCAGCTCGCCAGTACAGGATCCAAATTCGATAGTTTCCTATtccattatttctttctttctcttggtGCTATATAATTGCACCCTTGTAATCTCAATAAAAGTTCACGGTTGAATTAATAAACCTTCCTTAATTTCACATTAATACAATGATGGTGATCGGTCGAGTTAAATCGGTTTAATTGATATGTTAGTTAGGTCAATCCGAAACCAAACTGTTAAAGAAAgtttttcagttttggtttttgtttggtttcttaTTGGATTTTTATTGGTTTGTAATTGGGCTAGTATTGGTTTGGTCCATTCTGGTTGGGTTTACATAAAGAAATTAATGAGAAAATCCtggttgtttcttcttctctgttttcttttctatttcttatcgAGTTCGAATCAGCCCAACCTCAGGTTTTTTTATcaggttcagtttggttttgatttcggTGGATGCATGTGTTCGGTCTGGTTTGGTTTCTTCCTGTTCCATAAAATCCCCAACCTGAAACTTTAGTGATAAGGGTTCGGTTTGGTGTAGGTTGAAACGATCGGTTACTAGGAACGGGACGTTTTGGGATGGGTTTTAGTTAATTCTTAACCGCTATAGCTTTTATAAAGACTATGTTCGAATCATAAAGGAAAACTAAAGGTTtcatgtatattaaaaaaaaaaattacctttgAGTGTTTCAGAACTGGTAAAGAATCTATTACGTAAGGGTGTCACTTCGGAATTGAAACTAGTTGtttaaaatcaaaccgaaaaagaatcgaatcgattttggttttaaaacaatgaatatttttttggtttggtttggttcatttCCGATTAAAAGGGTGCAACTGTTTGATTAGAATCAAATTTACTCTAAATTGTATTACTAGTTTAAAGTTAGGGTTTGTGGGCAACCACCAAAAGCACCTCGAAAACCAATGAAAATTTCTATGTGAAACAATCTTATTTACAGTTTGTTTGAACATGGTATAAGAAAGAACCAGctgagttttaaaaaataaaagcatcaTTAAGTCATAGGTAAATTTGGGACATTTGTTGAATATTCATCCTTATGAATTCAAGTGAtcttaaccaaaaaaattaaattttttttttttctagtaatTACGTATAGAGTATCATTTTTTGTCTATATTTTTTTGAGTCTTCCCGAAACAAAAGGTGTAAGTGGATTGTGCATTATATTCAAGTTAATCTGTATTAATAGTTGGAAGCTCAATTCTATAGTAATTATTGATGAAGGTTTGGGTGATAGAGTCTAAATCGAATTAaaatcgaaactgaaccaaattgagttagttcggtttggttttgagaaTGTGTTCTTATTCTCAATCGGATTGATTCCTAATTTTTGAGGCATTTAGAGTTTGGACGGTTATGGGATTGGCTTTGTTGAAATCATAATCGATAAGAAACCATTCCGTCCAATTCCTCTACACGTATGTGCAGGTGTACAATACCACATGATATGGATATgatttaaaaaagggaaaaagttctctgtccgggagtgtggcttacgccagtactcccatgagtctatctctctccttcccatgtgaaaagatagctctgccccttattttaaggaggagagagatagacacatgggagtactagtgtaggccacactcccatacagaaatctgcttccctttaaaaaaaattttgtttaaaaaaaagagagttttagCTAGACTGTACGACCCGATATGACCGATATGTGCTGTGGACTAAAATCCAAGAGTGCAACTGTGCAAGTGTAACAccaagtaggggtgtaaatgaatagccgaaatccgtttctgtattcatttagcactatccaaatccgtccgaaagctataCGGATATGCTATaactatccgaaaaactatatttacatgtaaacagataaaatatccgatccatatccgtgtccgtatccgtttagcactatttgaatccgtccgatagctaatcgaatgcggatgcagatatatcactatccgaaccgaatcggatccgtttacaaccctaacACCAAGTATTACTATATTAGTTTGTAGTTGGCAGACACTACACTGGACAGACACAGGAGAAGGTTTGGCCGGAAAAGTCGATTCAGTTATGGTCTCCGATTGCAGCAACTTGGAGTGATCAAGGCATCAAGCAATCTCAAATTCTCAACTCAGGGAATCATTTAACTCTCTTTGGTGAAGGAAAATGACAGATCGTGAGAAGTTTTTTCGTGTTTTTTGTATAGGGACAGCCGATACGAAGTTGCAGGAGCTCCGATTCCTCTGCGACTCCGTTAGATCCCATCTTGAGATTTTCTCTAAGACTTCTGCGCTCAAGGTTTCTCC harbors:
- the LOC122658704 gene encoding heavy metal-associated isoprenylated plant protein 2-like gives rise to the protein MSKKTVVSVELLCSKCKKKVMKLIAGIEGINSIVLDTSKSTVSVTGDADPFEIIRKVRKFRKTAQFVSIGPQKEEKKEEKKEEKKDTCATYCVPKTCQKCDVWYVVGEDPYNYCSIL
- the LOC122658153 gene encoding heavy metal-associated isoprenylated plant protein 2-like, encoding MVQRTVLKVDITCQRCKKKLLKSVSGLEGVDKVEADAAKGTLTVTGNADPYEVIVRARKAAGRCAEVESIGPPPNPTDSKPKDDGKPKPKPKPKPDDDLKCQQLLPLPSSSCHRCERVYIHVGHWDEPNVSCSIL